In Mangrovivirga cuniculi, the following proteins share a genomic window:
- a CDS encoding CsbD family protein, whose product MGATEDKIKGNWNKVRGKLKEEYGELTDDELVYEEGKEEQLLGRIQEKTGKTKEEVKDFIDNI is encoded by the coding sequence ATGGGTGCTACTGAAGATAAAATTAAAGGAAACTGGAATAAAGTAAGAGGTAAGTTGAAAGAAGAATATGGTGAGCTTACCGATGACGAACTGGTTTATGAAGAAGGTAAAGAAGAACAACTTCTAGGCCGTATTCAGGAAAAAACCGGTAAGACCAAAGAAGAAGTCAAAGACTTTATAGATAATATTTAA
- a CDS encoding type 1 glutamine amidotransferase domain-containing protein, which translates to MQTLNNKKVAVLLTDGFEEVEFTKPMEALMNSGADVEVIAPKGKKVKSWDHDHWSREYDVDKNLNEVNSDDYNCLMLPGGVMNPDSLRMNDEAVEFVGGFFEKGKPIAAICHAPQLMIETGALTGREMTSYPSLKSDIKNAGARWVDKEVVVDQGLTTSRNPDDIPAFIDKMIEEFAEGKHERQKTI; encoded by the coding sequence ATGCAAACTTTAAATAATAAAAAAGTAGCTGTGCTATTAACAGATGGATTCGAAGAAGTTGAATTTACTAAACCTATGGAGGCTTTAATGAATTCGGGTGCAGATGTAGAAGTAATAGCACCAAAAGGAAAAAAAGTCAAGTCGTGGGATCATGACCATTGGAGTCGTGAGTACGATGTTGACAAAAATCTTAACGAGGTGAACTCAGATGACTATAATTGCCTGATGTTACCGGGTGGAGTAATGAATCCCGATAGCTTGAGAATGAACGATGAGGCTGTTGAGTTTGTGGGAGGATTCTTTGAAAAAGGAAAACCAATTGCTGCAATTTGCCATGCTCCACAGCTAATGATTGAAACAGGTGCATTAACAGGCCGTGAGATGACATCTTATCCATCATTAAAATCTGACATAAAAAATGCAGGAGCCAGATGGGTTGATAAAGAAGTAGTAGTAGATCAGGGATTAACTACAAGTAGAAATCCTGATGATATACCTGCTTTTATAGATAAGATGATTGAAGAATTTGCAGAAGGAAAACACGAAAGACAGAAGACTATTTAA
- a CDS encoding mechanosensitive ion channel family protein: protein MEIKLDNALTVITNKLSSWLEALIDLIPNMVLSLIILVLFIFLAKMGGKLFDKIFRKTSTNEVLRNLFSTILYYTIIGFGLFIILGVLGLEKALTSALAGVGIIGLALGFAFQDIAANFVSGIILAFRRPFQVGEVVEIKDIMGRIQRTNLRVTVVETFQGQEVYIPNKDVLQSSIYNYSILGKRRVDLAVGISYGDDLQKVENLVSDAISNMEGVIDQDNMIFDYYEFGSSSINFYIRFWVKYPDQPGFLSMRHKAVKLIKKTFDENNITIPFPIRTLDFGIKGGQKLSEMPISITRGSENGESNGES, encoded by the coding sequence ATGGAAATTAAATTAGATAACGCATTAACTGTGATAACTAATAAATTAAGCTCATGGTTGGAGGCATTAATTGACCTGATACCAAATATGGTGTTGTCACTTATCATTTTAGTCCTGTTCATCTTCCTGGCAAAAATGGGTGGTAAACTATTTGATAAGATATTCAGAAAAACTTCAACCAATGAAGTATTGAGAAATCTGTTTTCAACTATTTTATACTATACCATAATAGGTTTTGGGCTCTTTATAATTCTTGGTGTTCTGGGTCTGGAAAAAGCATTAACATCTGCACTGGCCGGAGTAGGTATCATTGGTCTGGCCCTTGGATTTGCCTTTCAGGATATTGCAGCCAATTTCGTATCCGGCATTATTCTGGCTTTCAGAAGACCCTTTCAAGTAGGAGAGGTAGTTGAAATTAAAGATATCATGGGTAGAATTCAACGTACTAACCTCAGAGTAACTGTTGTTGAAACATTCCAGGGACAGGAAGTTTATATACCCAATAAGGATGTTCTTCAATCCAGCATATATAATTATAGTATTCTCGGAAAAAGACGTGTTGACCTGGCCGTGGGAATATCATATGGAGATGATTTGCAGAAAGTAGAAAATCTGGTCAGTGATGCCATATCAAATATGGAAGGAGTTATTGATCAGGATAATATGATCTTTGATTATTATGAATTCGGTTCTTCATCGATAAATTTTTATATCCGTTTCTGGGTAAAATATCCGGATCAGCCAGGTTTTTTATCAATGAGACACAAAGCAGTTAAGTTAATTAAGAAAACTTTTGATGAAAATAATATTACTATACCATTCCCAATCAGAACACTCGACTTTGGAATAAAAGGAGGTCAAAAACTGTCAGAGATGCCAATTTCAATAACCAGAGGGTCAGAAAACGGGGAATCAAACGGAGAGAGTTAA
- a CDS encoding MlaD family protein: MKDKVKLGLFVFLGVMILILGLYFVGARENLFSSSLKVNACFSNAAGIQKGSAVQFVGIHVGSVEEINIIDDSTVCLTMRIDEEQAKFITKDAIAQIGSEGLMGNKLVSISPGSAKGDNIEDGDRLSTKEPVKVEAIMESVMENSKNLEKFTANLAKISEDLLEGKGLAGKLLTDTTSEDRIESIITEMQLVAGNLHNVSRGAEDVVTKISDGEGTLGKLVYDESMSKDVDKMMDSLSQATYKLNLTLKNLSEFSKKMNEGEGAAAMLVNDTTMAENLNKTIIEAKQRTVELERTIDIINESWILNLFDKNKNNPDRGE, translated from the coding sequence ATGAAGGATAAAGTTAAATTAGGATTGTTTGTTTTTCTTGGAGTGATGATTTTGATCCTCGGATTATATTTTGTCGGTGCCAGGGAAAATTTATTCAGTTCAAGCTTGAAAGTTAATGCCTGTTTCTCAAATGCGGCAGGTATTCAAAAAGGGAGTGCTGTTCAATTTGTGGGTATTCACGTAGGGTCAGTTGAAGAGATAAATATAATTGATGATTCCACAGTATGCCTGACAATGAGAATTGACGAGGAACAGGCAAAATTTATTACTAAAGATGCTATTGCTCAAATAGGAAGTGAAGGATTGATGGGTAATAAACTCGTTAGTATATCTCCTGGATCAGCAAAAGGAGATAATATTGAAGATGGAGACAGATTATCTACAAAAGAACCAGTGAAAGTTGAGGCTATTATGGAAAGTGTAATGGAGAATAGCAAGAATCTGGAAAAATTTACTGCCAACCTGGCAAAAATCAGTGAAGATCTGCTGGAAGGGAAAGGTCTTGCAGGCAAGCTTCTTACTGATACTACTTCTGAAGACAGGATCGAATCAATTATTACTGAAATGCAATTAGTAGCAGGTAATCTTCATAACGTAAGCCGTGGAGCTGAAGATGTGGTTACTAAAATATCTGATGGTGAAGGTACGCTGGGTAAATTAGTTTATGATGAGTCGATGAGTAAAGATGTTGATAAAATGATGGATTCTTTGAGCCAGGCTACCTATAAACTGAATCTCACACTAAAAAACCTTTCAGAATTTAGTAAGAAAATGAACGAGGGTGAAGGAGCAGCAGCTATGTTGGTTAATGATACAACCATGGCTGAAAACCTGAATAAAACTATCATCGAAGCGAAGCAAAGAACCGTTGAGCTTGAAAGAACTATTGATATAATTAATGAAAGCTGGATATTAAATTTATTCGACAAGAATAAAAATAATCCGGATAGGGGAGAGTAG